A genomic stretch from Geothermobacter hydrogeniphilus includes:
- a CDS encoding peptidase U32 family protein: MKLISPIDSPAELEPLLFAGADELYGGVIPPNWWQEYGSLASINQRTFSGAQFDDFPRFLQTVSACRQAGRNFYLTLNSPFYTEPQWPLLIALVEQCAAAGLHGIILADIGLLRVLHRRFPELEFHASTLAHLGNSEAVRVYQRAGISSVVLPRHLTVAEMAAVTGDVPEVGCDAFLLVGKCPNTEGLCSFHHSSPDKIWPCEIPYEINPMDEHSSTVVEAAVERQRSWSRSNRRHGCGLCAIPHLRAGGIRGLKLVGRGAPTAMKLANLTLARDFVRLAAENLPDEEYRRRARQAHRCRFGAGCSPNVCYYPEFYQGE; encoded by the coding sequence ATGAAGCTGATCAGTCCTATTGACAGCCCGGCCGAACTGGAACCGCTGCTGTTCGCCGGAGCTGACGAACTCTATGGCGGGGTGATTCCCCCGAACTGGTGGCAGGAGTATGGTTCGCTCGCTTCGATCAATCAGCGCACCTTCAGTGGCGCCCAGTTCGATGATTTTCCCCGTTTTCTTCAGACGGTTTCCGCCTGCCGCCAGGCCGGTCGGAATTTTTACCTGACGCTCAACAGCCCCTTTTATACCGAGCCGCAGTGGCCGCTGCTGATTGCGCTGGTTGAACAATGCGCCGCCGCCGGGCTGCACGGCATAATTCTGGCGGACATCGGCCTGTTGCGGGTGCTGCATCGACGTTTCCCTGAGCTGGAGTTTCACGCCAGCACCCTGGCGCATCTCGGTAATTCCGAAGCCGTCCGTGTCTATCAGCGGGCCGGGATTTCCAGTGTTGTCCTGCCGCGTCACCTGACTGTTGCTGAAATGGCCGCTGTTACCGGGGACGTTCCCGAGGTCGGTTGTGACGCCTTCCTGCTGGTCGGTAAATGTCCCAACACCGAGGGCCTGTGCAGCTTTCATCACAGCAGCCCGGACAAAATCTGGCCATGTGAAATCCCCTATGAAATCAACCCGATGGATGAACATTCCTCAACCGTTGTCGAGGCCGCTGTCGAACGCCAGCGCAGCTGGTCACGGAGCAACCGCCGCCACGGTTGCGGCCTGTGCGCCATTCCCCATCTGCGGGCGGGCGGGATTCGCGGGTTGAAGCTGGTCGGTCGAGGCGCTCCGACGGCGATGAAGCTGGCCAACCTCACCCTGGCACGTGATTTTGTCCGGTTGGCGGCTGAAAATCTCCCGGATGAAGAGTACCGCCGCCGTGCCCGTCAGGCCCACCGGTGCCGTTTCGGTGCCGGCTGTTCCCCCAATGTCTGTTACTATCCCGAGTTTTACCAGGGAGAATAA
- a CDS encoding response regulator gives MNEQILVIDDEESIRFTFQYLLADRGYTVDVAEGPKDALTQLEAKNYDLIFLDLLLGTHSGISVLKQIRQIAPLTPVVMVTGAPDEDTVSEAIRCGAFAYIPKPVRQETLMTMTAKALDYRGKLRKDS, from the coding sequence ATGAATGAACAGATCCTGGTGATCGACGATGAAGAGAGCATCCGTTTTACTTTTCAGTATCTGCTCGCCGACCGGGGATATACGGTCGATGTTGCTGAAGGTCCGAAGGACGCGTTGACGCAGTTGGAAGCAAAAAACTACGACCTGATCTTTCTTGACCTGCTGCTCGGAACCCATTCCGGAATTTCGGTTCTCAAGCAGATCAGGCAGATCGCCCCCCTGACGCCGGTGGTCATGGTGACCGGCGCCCCTGATGAAGACACCGTATCCGAAGCGATCCGCTGTGGCGCCTTTGCCTATATCCCCAAACCGGTGCGCCAGGAAACCCTGATGACCATGACCGCCAAGGCTCTCGATTACCGCGGCAAGCTCCGCAAAGATTCCTGA
- a CDS encoding sigma-54 interaction domain-containing protein, translating into MLRKSDGFEGIIGNSLRMQKLFSIIERVADDGESTVLIHGESGTGKELVARAVHSRSPRREKNFVPVNCAAIPDDLLESELFGYVKGAFTGATQNKMGRIQYAAGGTLFLDEIGDMKPSLQAKLLRVIQEKEYEPVGGVKPVPVNVRIVAATHRNLEQLVAEGKFREDLYYRLSVIPINIPPLRERKDDIILLLDSFIRVFNRGKRYGLKGFTERALNALVNYPWPGNVRELENLVQRLVVLHGGESVDLEDLPAKYAAHAVQPGTADRRKEEQLDNLAPIALHEALWNGDGINFNDLVDGLERQLISQALARTGGNKKEAARLLNLKRTTLIEKIKKKELETGIGLPQASCA; encoded by the coding sequence ATGCTGAGAAAATCAGACGGATTCGAGGGCATCATCGGCAACTCGCTGCGCATGCAGAAACTTTTCAGCATCATCGAACGTGTCGCTGATGACGGTGAGAGTACCGTCCTGATTCATGGTGAAAGTGGCACCGGCAAGGAGCTTGTCGCCCGTGCCGTGCATTCCCGCAGCCCGCGCCGGGAGAAAAATTTCGTCCCGGTCAACTGCGCGGCTATTCCAGATGACCTGCTGGAAAGCGAATTGTTCGGTTACGTCAAGGGAGCCTTCACCGGCGCCACCCAGAATAAAATGGGACGCATCCAGTATGCCGCCGGCGGCACCCTGTTTCTGGATGAAATCGGCGACATGAAACCCTCGCTGCAGGCCAAGCTGCTGCGGGTCATCCAGGAAAAGGAATACGAACCGGTCGGTGGCGTCAAACCGGTGCCGGTCAATGTCCGCATTGTCGCCGCGACCCACCGCAACCTTGAACAACTGGTCGCCGAAGGCAAGTTCCGCGAAGATCTCTACTACCGTCTCAGTGTCATTCCCATCAACATCCCGCCGTTGCGCGAGCGCAAGGATGACATCATTCTGCTGCTTGACAGCTTCATTCGGGTTTTCAACCGCGGCAAACGCTACGGGCTCAAGGGGTTTACCGAACGGGCCCTGAACGCCTTGGTGAACTATCCCTGGCCGGGCAATGTCCGCGAACTTGAAAATCTCGTTCAGCGGCTGGTGGTGCTGCATGGCGGCGAATCGGTCGATCTCGAAGACCTGCCGGCCAAGTACGCCGCACATGCGGTTCAACCCGGAACCGCCGACCGGCGCAAGGAAGAACAACTCGACAACCTGGCACCGATCGCCCTGCACGAAGCTCTCTGGAACGGTGACGGCATCAACTTCAACGACCTTGTCGACGGTCTTGAGCGACAGCTGATCAGCCAGGCTCTGGCCCGCACCGGCGGCAACAAGAAGGAAGCCGCCCGTCTGCTCAACCTGAAACGCACCACCCTGATCGAAAAAATCAAGAAAAAGGAACTCGAAACCGGGATCGGCCTGCCCCAGGCCTCCTGCGCCTGA
- a CDS encoding metallophosphoesterase family protein has product MIRCLHTADLHLGASFPALGSFGAVREQDFVRTFRRVIDLAIQREVDLFLVAGDLFDNPSPERALIGCVEGELQRLVQRGILPVLLPGTHDYLLAGESVYHPERFKGALQLVRNDGPVRVTVRDDVVFLYSCCWDSGRADELRACMARRPGDGIHLGLLHGSLEGSPDWQYRGKDLPFTFPALKQWGLDYVALGHYHRFQQLEDGNRLRACYPGSPEGKRFGENGPRHALIVDLEPGRAVMEPVEVQSRQLLELELEVDGQMTDTDIAEAIAAMGGEGTIVRLCLRGVLDRALDRDYLAAFAENRFDYLELVDETRWLQGDFIAAIAEEETVRGACVRRFRSLLAAADNDVSRHEIEQAFREVMVRFQGGAR; this is encoded by the coding sequence ATGATCCGTTGTCTGCATACCGCCGACCTCCATCTCGGCGCGTCCTTTCCCGCTCTCGGTTCTTTCGGCGCCGTCCGGGAGCAGGACTTTGTCCGTACCTTCCGTCGGGTGATCGATCTTGCCATCCAGCGCGAGGTCGATCTGTTCCTGGTTGCCGGCGACCTGTTCGACAACCCGTCTCCCGAGCGGGCGCTGATCGGGTGTGTCGAGGGCGAACTGCAGCGTCTTGTCCAGCGTGGGATTCTGCCGGTGCTGTTGCCGGGGACTCACGACTATCTGCTTGCCGGTGAGTCGGTTTATCATCCCGAACGTTTCAAGGGCGCGCTGCAACTGGTGCGGAATGACGGCCCCGTCAGAGTCACGGTCCGTGATGATGTTGTTTTTCTTTATTCCTGCTGCTGGGATTCAGGACGCGCCGACGAGCTGCGTGCCTGCATGGCCCGCAGACCCGGCGACGGGATCCATCTCGGCCTGCTGCATGGATCGCTGGAAGGAAGTCCGGATTGGCAATACCGCGGCAAGGATCTGCCTTTCACCTTTCCGGCGCTGAAACAATGGGGGCTTGATTATGTCGCCCTCGGCCACTATCACCGGTTCCAGCAACTCGAAGATGGGAACCGGCTTCGTGCCTGTTATCCGGGCTCTCCGGAGGGGAAGCGGTTCGGGGAGAACGGGCCGCGTCACGCCCTGATTGTTGACCTTGAACCGGGCCGGGCGGTAATGGAGCCGGTCGAGGTGCAGAGCCGTCAGCTGCTGGAACTGGAACTGGAGGTCGACGGGCAGATGACCGATACGGACATTGCCGAAGCGATTGCCGCCATGGGCGGAGAGGGGACGATCGTTCGACTCTGCCTGCGGGGAGTTCTTGATCGGGCCCTTGATCGCGACTATCTGGCCGCCTTCGCCGAGAACCGCTTCGACTACCTCGAACTGGTCGACGAAACCCGCTGGCTGCAGGGGGACTTTATCGCCGCAATCGCCGAGGAGGAGACGGTGCGGGGGGCCTGTGTCAGGCGCTTCCGGTCGCTGCTGGCCGCTGCCGACAATGACGTTTCGCGTCACGAGATCGAGCAGGCTTTTCGAGAAGTGATGGTCCGTTTCCAGGGAGGAGCGCGATGA
- a CDS encoding TlyA family RNA methyltransferase yields MLISWPMNGKQRIDKILVDKGLVASRERARALILAGQVVVDDHRVDKPGTQVPVAAEIRLKGEDIPYVSRGGLKLAAALAQFPVVVRGRVAIDVGASTGGFTDCLLQAGATKVYAVDVGYGQLAWSLRNDPRVINLERTNIRRLEPSVLAEKPDLAVIDASFISLEKVLPPTLALLARPAEIIALVKPQFEVGRGKVGKGGVVRDPEQHRRVVNRISEFAAGLKLVVAASAASPILGPKGNREFLLYLKTGENL; encoded by the coding sequence ATGTTAATTTCATGGCCGATGAACGGCAAACAACGCATTGATAAAATCCTGGTCGACAAGGGCCTGGTTGCCTCCCGCGAGCGGGCCCGGGCGCTGATTCTCGCCGGGCAGGTGGTGGTCGATGACCATCGCGTCGACAAGCCCGGAACCCAGGTTCCGGTTGCCGCCGAGATTCGGCTCAAGGGTGAGGACATCCCCTACGTGTCACGTGGCGGGTTGAAGCTGGCCGCAGCCCTGGCGCAATTTCCGGTTGTGGTGCGAGGTCGGGTCGCCATTGATGTCGGCGCCTCGACCGGCGGGTTTACCGACTGCCTGCTGCAGGCCGGTGCCACGAAGGTCTATGCCGTCGATGTCGGTTACGGGCAACTGGCCTGGTCGTTGCGCAATGATCCCCGGGTGATCAACCTGGAACGAACCAACATCCGCCGCCTGGAACCCTCCGTCCTTGCTGAAAAGCCCGATCTGGCGGTCATTGACGCCTCCTTTATCTCCCTGGAGAAAGTGCTGCCGCCGACCCTGGCGCTGCTGGCGCGGCCGGCCGAGATCATTGCTCTGGTCAAGCCGCAGTTCGAGGTCGGGAGGGGAAAGGTCGGCAAGGGCGGCGTTGTCCGTGATCCGGAACAGCATCGCCGCGTGGTCAACCGGATCAGCGAGTTTGCCGCCGGGCTGAAACTGGTGGTCGCCGCCTCGGCGGCCAGCCCCATTCTCGGTCCCAAGGGCAACCGGGAATTTCTTCTTTATCTGAAAACGGGTGAGAATTTATGA
- a CDS encoding PAS domain-containing sensor histidine kinase, which yields MNQSHYQELFTQLPVAIWVEDFSVVKKRLDELREICGNNLLDYFRDHPEVVRECAGLVKIVEVNDKVLEIYGASSRNDLLTRLDQVFTEESFEIFGENLARILSGETQFSTHSPNRTLDGRTIQVELRIILPDTYLHTWEKIFVATLDVTRQFQAEQALKQSEERFRLLYRNAPLPYQSLDAAGRFIDVNPAFEEMLGYRREELIGTRVTKLLTAESQKLLQERFCAFLDDGSVKDLEFTMRRKDGTLIDVMVKGRVGYDLEGRFKQTHCLLTNITEQKKAQTELKKREHSYRRLYDQFRILFDGIPDVLLLLTGDSRLTWANVSASKACGIPVEAMIGKTCRQLFEEHSAPCDVEMTERCISEGEIGTSLVTTPDGRSWGVRAFPIRSEDGKVIQIMELAHDVTDKIKLQAETMRTGHLAALGELAAGVAHEINNPINGIINYAQILINQGKKEGRQNEIAERIVKEGDRIATIVGNLLSFSRDRVEEKRPVVLNDLLQEALSLCATRLRKDGINLELDIPANLPCLLGKHQKLEQVFINLISNAQHALNQRFPAPCPDKKLIISARPLTGKGMLEIVFHDHGCGIPEGVRDRILNPFFSTKPQGEGTGLGLSISHGIIQDHGGAIYFDSLPGAFTRVILTLPIAG from the coding sequence ATGAACCAGTCACACTACCAGGAACTCTTTACCCAACTCCCGGTCGCCATCTGGGTGGAGGACTTTTCGGTCGTCAAGAAACGGCTCGATGAATTACGGGAGATCTGCGGCAACAACCTGCTCGACTATTTTCGGGACCATCCCGAGGTCGTCCGGGAGTGCGCGGGCCTGGTGAAAATCGTTGAAGTCAACGACAAGGTCCTGGAGATCTACGGGGCCTCGTCCCGAAATGACCTGCTGACCCGGCTTGACCAGGTCTTCACGGAAGAAAGTTTTGAAATCTTTGGCGAAAACCTGGCGAGGATTCTTTCCGGGGAAACCCAATTCAGCACCCACTCCCCAAATCGCACCCTTGACGGCAGGACCATCCAGGTCGAATTGCGTATTATCCTGCCGGACACCTACCTGCATACCTGGGAAAAAATCTTTGTCGCCACCCTCGATGTCACCCGGCAATTCCAGGCCGAACAGGCCCTGAAACAGAGCGAGGAGCGGTTCCGCCTGCTTTATCGCAATGCCCCCCTGCCCTACCAGTCCCTCGATGCCGCCGGTCGCTTCATCGACGTCAACCCGGCCTTCGAGGAGATGCTCGGCTACCGCCGGGAGGAACTGATCGGCACCCGGGTGACGAAGCTGCTGACCGCCGAATCACAGAAGTTGCTGCAGGAACGGTTCTGCGCCTTTCTCGATGACGGCAGTGTCAAGGATCTCGAATTCACCATGCGGCGCAAGGACGGCACCCTGATCGACGTGATGGTCAAGGGCCGCGTCGGCTACGACCTGGAAGGCCGGTTCAAGCAGACGCATTGCCTGCTGACCAATATCACCGAGCAGAAAAAAGCCCAGACGGAACTGAAAAAAAGGGAACACAGCTACCGTCGCCTCTACGATCAGTTCCGCATCCTGTTTGACGGCATCCCCGATGTCTTGCTGCTGCTGACTGGCGATTCCCGCCTCACCTGGGCCAACGTATCGGCGTCCAAAGCGTGCGGCATTCCGGTTGAAGCCATGATCGGCAAAACCTGCCGGCAGCTCTTCGAGGAACACTCGGCGCCCTGCGATGTCGAGATGACCGAACGCTGCATCTCCGAGGGTGAAATCGGAACCTCGCTGGTCACCACTCCGGATGGCCGATCCTGGGGAGTCAGGGCGTTTCCGATCCGCTCCGAAGACGGTAAGGTCATTCAGATCATGGAACTGGCCCATGATGTCACCGACAAGATCAAGCTGCAGGCCGAAACCATGCGGACCGGACACCTGGCCGCCCTCGGCGAACTGGCCGCCGGTGTCGCCCACGAAATCAACAACCCGATCAACGGCATCATCAACTACGCCCAGATCCTGATCAACCAGGGGAAAAAGGAAGGTCGGCAGAATGAAATCGCCGAACGCATCGTCAAGGAAGGAGACCGCATCGCCACCATTGTCGGCAACCTGCTGAGTTTTTCCCGTGACCGGGTCGAAGAGAAACGGCCGGTGGTTCTGAACGACCTGCTGCAGGAAGCTCTTTCCCTCTGCGCCACCCGCCTGCGCAAGGACGGAATCAATCTTGAGTTGGACATCCCCGCCAACCTGCCCTGTCTGCTTGGCAAACACCAGAAACTGGAACAGGTTTTCATCAATCTGATCAGTAATGCCCAACACGCCCTCAACCAGCGTTTCCCGGCCCCCTGTCCGGACAAGAAGCTGATCATCTCGGCCCGGCCGCTTACCGGCAAAGGCATGTTGGAAATCGTTTTCCACGATCACGGCTGCGGTATTCCCGAAGGGGTTCGCGACCGGATCCTCAACCCCTTCTTTTCGACCAAACCCCAGGGCGAGGGAACCGGACTTGGTTTGAGCATCAGCCATGGTATTATTCAGGATCATGGTGGAGCCATCTACTTCGACAGCCTGCCGGGCGCTTTTACCCGGGTCATTTTGACCCTTCCCATCGCGGGATAA
- a CDS encoding sigma-54 dependent transcriptional regulator, whose amino-acid sequence MNKRILCIDDEESIRLTFASFLEDEGYKVDTAASADEALEKLEAEHFDLIFLDILLGRHSGINVLRVIRKRKLQAPVIMVTGAPEVDTAADAVRLGAFDYISKPVRQETLLRLAKLALTHQELVVQKNRYQAHLEAIFRSIRDGLLTVDSDMRLVEINAAAKQMLGIAGESIGENFELLDGTDGQCARLVRQTLETGQPGEIYRCECPLSRGGIQVLTLNTAPLQTPTGRHDGVVLLLRDETRMVKLERDLQDRNQPGNMIGQCEEMQHLYRMIHSLASIDTTVLITGESGTGKELVAEALHNMGDRRKRPLVKFNCAALPESLLESELFGHVKGAFTGAVKDKIGRFQKADGGTIFLDEIGDISPATQVRLLRVLQDKIIEKVGDSTPIKVDVRIVTATNKDLLEKVSAGEFREDLYFRLNVMNLKLPPLRQRGSDLDLLVRHFIQQFNIRFGKQIRGVTDDVMALFKSYPWPGNVRQLEHALEHAFVLCQDSLITTAHLSSDLTSHGVTAPQGTAAGFRDDRQAILDALEKAGGNKTRAAQLLGMSRRTIYRKLEEYGI is encoded by the coding sequence ATGAACAAACGTATTCTCTGTATCGATGATGAAGAAAGTATCCGCCTGACCTTCGCCAGTTTCCTTGAGGATGAAGGCTACAAGGTCGATACCGCCGCCTCGGCCGACGAGGCGCTGGAAAAACTTGAAGCCGAACATTTCGACCTGATCTTTCTCGACATCCTGCTCGGCAGACACTCCGGAATCAACGTCCTGCGCGTCATCCGCAAACGCAAGCTGCAGGCCCCGGTGATCATGGTGACCGGAGCTCCGGAAGTCGATACCGCCGCCGACGCGGTCAGGCTGGGAGCCTTCGATTACATCTCCAAGCCGGTGCGCCAGGAGACCTTGCTGCGCCTCGCCAAACTGGCCTTGACCCATCAGGAACTGGTCGTCCAGAAAAATCGTTATCAGGCACATCTTGAAGCGATCTTCCGCAGTATTCGCGATGGTCTGCTCACTGTTGACAGCGACATGCGCCTGGTGGAAATCAACGCCGCCGCCAAGCAGATGCTCGGTATCGCCGGTGAATCGATCGGTGAAAACTTTGAACTGCTCGACGGTACCGACGGCCAATGCGCCAGACTGGTCCGCCAGACTCTTGAGACAGGTCAACCCGGTGAAATCTACCGTTGCGAGTGCCCCCTCTCCAGGGGCGGCATCCAGGTTCTGACTTTGAATACCGCCCCCCTGCAGACGCCGACCGGAAGACATGACGGCGTCGTGCTGTTGTTGCGGGACGAAACCCGTATGGTCAAGCTTGAACGGGACCTGCAGGACCGCAATCAGCCCGGCAACATGATCGGCCAATGCGAGGAGATGCAGCATCTCTACCGAATGATTCATTCTCTCGCGTCGATCGACACCACGGTGCTGATCACCGGCGAATCGGGAACCGGCAAGGAACTGGTCGCCGAGGCGCTGCACAACATGGGCGACCGTCGCAAACGTCCTCTGGTCAAATTCAATTGCGCCGCCCTGCCTGAGAGCCTGCTGGAAAGTGAACTTTTCGGCCACGTCAAGGGAGCCTTTACCGGCGCCGTCAAGGACAAGATCGGACGTTTTCAGAAAGCCGACGGCGGCACCATTTTCCTGGATGAAATCGGTGACATTTCACCGGCCACCCAGGTCCGGCTGCTGCGGGTTCTGCAGGACAAAATCATCGAAAAAGTAGGAGACTCCACCCCGATCAAGGTTGACGTCCGCATCGTCACCGCCACCAACAAGGATCTGCTGGAAAAGGTCAGCGCCGGAGAGTTCCGGGAAGATCTCTATTTCCGCCTCAATGTCATGAATCTGAAGCTCCCGCCCCTGCGGCAGCGGGGATCTGATCTTGACCTGCTGGTCCGCCATTTCATCCAGCAGTTTAATATCCGTTTCGGCAAACAGATCAGGGGCGTAACCGATGATGTCATGGCGCTGTTCAAATCCTACCCCTGGCCGGGCAATGTCAGACAACTCGAACACGCGCTGGAACATGCCTTCGTCCTCTGTCAGGACAGCCTGATCACCACCGCGCATCTTTCCTCAGATCTGACCAGCCACGGCGTCACTGCTCCCCAGGGCACGGCCGCGGGCTTCCGCGATGACCGCCAGGCCATTCTCGATGCCCTTGAGAAGGCCGGCGGCAACAAAACCCGCGCCGCGCAGCTGCTCGGCATGAGCCGCCGAACCATCTACCGCAAGCTTGAGGAATACGGGATCTGA
- a CDS encoding SAM-dependent methyltransferase yields the protein MNRVFFIGAGPGDPDLLTLRGARLLEQATTVFTPDPLDQTFARLLRGKKIHSPFDYYFDELLALIDACRQKGPVAFLVPGDLTFYAPFQALVDTLGENAEVIPGVGIANAASARLKKTLDLPGVCNRAIIASPRTLGDDENAPDLADLAAPGVTLLIYMNNLPLEELVVQLRRGYGRSVPMALLHRLGLPGEEILLGDLDTIVDLTAGRDFFNLGPDNRRPALTLVIVGETLTASPGRDWWDFRREHIWRHRS from the coding sequence ATGAATCGTGTCTTTTTTATCGGTGCCGGCCCCGGCGACCCCGACCTGTTGACGTTGCGGGGTGCCCGGCTGCTCGAACAGGCGACCACGGTTTTTACGCCCGATCCTCTCGACCAGACCTTTGCCCGGCTGCTGCGGGGCAAAAAAATCCATTCCCCCTTTGACTACTATTTTGATGAACTGCTCGCGTTGATCGACGCGTGCCGTCAAAAGGGGCCGGTGGCCTTTCTGGTCCCCGGCGACCTGACGTTCTATGCGCCGTTCCAGGCCCTGGTTGATACCCTTGGTGAGAATGCCGAGGTGATCCCCGGGGTCGGCATCGCCAATGCCGCTTCCGCCCGGTTGAAGAAAACCCTCGATCTGCCCGGGGTCTGCAATCGGGCCATCATCGCTTCGCCGCGCACGCTGGGAGATGACGAGAATGCTCCCGATCTTGCCGATCTGGCCGCTCCCGGAGTGACGCTGCTGATCTACATGAACAACCTGCCGCTGGAAGAGCTGGTTGTCCAGTTGCGCCGGGGGTATGGGCGCAGTGTTCCGATGGCGCTGCTGCACCGCCTCGGACTGCCCGGCGAAGAGATCCTGCTGGGGGATCTCGACACCATTGTCGATCTGACCGCCGGCCGCGACTTTTTCAATCTCGGGCCGGATAACCGTCGTCCCGCCCTGACCCTGGTCATCGTCGGTGAAACCCTGACCGCGTCACCGGGACGCGACTGGTGGGATTTCCGCCGTGAACATATCTGGCGCCATCGTTCATGA